GTCATCAATACAGGTCGTCCCCTTTGTATTATAAAGTGAAGGATATGATAGAGAGTGGTTATATAGGAAAAGTCACTCATATTGATTGTCGTTGGGATAGAAATTGGAACTGGCGAAGGGCTGTGCCAGACCCGGCGCTGGAAAGACAAGTCAATTGGCGGATGTACAAAGAGTATTCCGGCGGACTGGCAGCAGAGTTGCTCTCTCATCAAATAGATTTTATTAATTGGGCCTTTAAAACGAATCCGCAGGAAATTTTTGCTACCGGAGGAATTGATTTTTATAAGGATGGAAGGGAAACTTTCGATAATCTACAAGCAGTTCTCCGTTATAAAGATGCTGGCATGATTGGTACTTTTGGTGCTACTTGTGCGAATAAAAAAGACGGGTATTTGTTTAAAATTAAGGGATCTAAAGGGGCAATCTCTCTCTTGGTAAATGAAGGTGTTATCTATCCTGAGAAAGAAATGATGGAAGCACTGCAAACCGTGGACGGAGTTACAGGGGCTACGAAAATAACATGGAATAAAGATGGCGGAATTCCGATTTTGAATGAGCCTACAAAGGATGGAACCTGGTATGCACTAAAGGATTATTATAAAAGTATTATAGAAAATAAACAACCTGACTCAAACGTAATTACCGGAGCTAAAACTGCCTTTTGTGTTGATATGATCAATCAGGCAGCATATAATGATAAAATTCAGTATTGGAAACCGGAATTTAATATTTGATTATACAAGAGCGGAAAAAAGAGACTTCTTAAAAAAGAAATGTCATTTCGATTAAAGAACAATCTCTGTCGGAGTAGTCCATAAAGAGATTATAGCTAATATCGGAATGACAAAAATTGTTAACTTATATCTTTTTAAACAACCATTAACTATAAAATCTTTTAGCTGACCCTGCTTTTTTCTTCTTTTTTGATGGTGATTTAGGTTTTTCGTCTCTTTTTTTATTTTTCAAGTCCTGGGGCTTTGATCTTATATGTTTTTGCTCTTTTTTGAATTCCGTATTTTCAAAAGAGGCTTCTTCCGTCCCAGAAGAACTATCTACCATATCCATTATACCTTGAAGTTCTTCGGGTGTTAAATACCTCCAGGTGCCTAAAGGAAGTTTAGCCAAGGAGATATTCATAATTCTGGTTCTCTTAAGCTTAGTAACATGGTAGCCAAAATACTCACACATTTTCCTAACCTGTCTATAAAGGCCCTGGGTTAAAATAATTCTGAAGACCAATTCACCTTCCTTAAAAACCTGACATTTTTTTGTTACTGTATCTAAAATAGGGACACCTTTCATCATTCCCTTTATAAATTCATCAGTTATAGGTTTGTCTACGGTAACGATATATTCTTTTTCATGGTTATTCCCTGCCCGAAGAATTTTATTTACAATATTACCATCGCTGGTGAGGAATATCAAACCTTCTGAAGGCTTATCTAATCTTCCGATAGGAAAGATGCGTTTTGGGAAATTAATATAATCTATGATATTGTCCTTGACATCCGGCTCTGTAGTACAAACAATACCCCTTGGTTTATTAAAAGCTATGTAAACAGGTCTTTCGCCCGTTTTATTGAGTTTCAATCTGCGATCATCAACAATTACTTCGTCAAAAGCACTTACTCTATCACCAACTTTAGCCGTCTTGCCGTTAATAGTTACCCTGCCTTCTTCAATTAAACGATCAGCTTCTCTTCTCGAACATATTCCACTGTCGCTAATAGCTTTATTTAACCGAAATAAGTTTTGATCTCCGAATCCCATAAACATCAATTTTGGCAAAGATAGAAAGTAAATCTGATATTATTAATTATGAAAAACCGTTGGTTCTTTGTTATCAAATAGCTATTTTGGTATAGAATTTGGCTTTCAATTATAAACGTTTGCCTATGAAGTACTACAATCTTTTTTTGATCGTTGGATTTGTACTTACAGTTAGTACCGCCGTTGGCCAGATAAGTGATGATAAGATTTGTGGAAAATGGATTACAAAGGAGAAGAATCTGGTAGTGAGAGTTTTCAGGAGTGGAGGTAATCTTAGAGCCAAGATTTTGTGGTTTAAACCTGACGGGATAAAGGATATA
This genomic interval from Pseudopedobacter saltans DSM 12145 contains the following:
- a CDS encoding Gfo/Idh/MocA family protein, which encodes MSRRKFLAQSGLIAGGVLLQNSAFANLYQKGEKILKVGIIGYGDRGSGIKSVMDSLPDLFDVVAVCDTLQFRLDNAKKLKTYAYKTKDYKKILDDKQIDVVVIATPLSEHYHIAKDSLLAGKHVYLEKAMTYTSAQALDLVNLSKKYSKQILQIGHQYRSSPLYYKVKDMIESGYIGKVTHIDCRWDRNWNWRRAVPDPALERQVNWRMYKEYSGGLAAELLSHQIDFINWAFKTNPQEIFATGGIDFYKDGRETFDNLQAVLRYKDAGMIGTFGATCANKKDGYLFKIKGSKGAISLLVNEGVIYPEKEMMEALQTVDGVTGATKITWNKDGGIPILNEPTKDGTWYALKDYYKSIIENKQPDSNVITGAKTAFCVDMINQAAYNDKIQYWKPEFNI
- the rluF gene encoding 23S rRNA pseudouridine(2604) synthase RluF: MGFGDQNLFRLNKAISDSGICSRREADRLIEEGRVTINGKTAKVGDRVSAFDEVIVDDRRLKLNKTGERPVYIAFNKPRGIVCTTEPDVKDNIIDYINFPKRIFPIGRLDKPSEGLIFLTSDGNIVNKILRAGNNHEKEYIVTVDKPITDEFIKGMMKGVPILDTVTKKCQVFKEGELVFRIILTQGLYRQVRKMCEYFGYHVTKLKRTRIMNISLAKLPLGTWRYLTPEELQGIMDMVDSSSGTEEASFENTEFKKEQKHIRSKPQDLKNKKRDEKPKSPSKKKKKAGSAKRFYS